A stretch of the Actinotalea sp. JY-7876 genome encodes the following:
- a CDS encoding TIM-barrel domain-containing protein — MIPRTDNHLHLELVDGVERTGRGLLAALGGERFRVDVVRDDVVRLAMSRGGVFDEQPTHAVCVDPLSPDVAFEVERSDDVVRVRTAALVVSLWLDPFRVDVHRADGSPVIETARGADGRYGTYATLNDAFVLRRRCRPEDAIYGLGEKTGRHNRKGRDFTLWNSDVLSPDVAGAAAARLGADDPRADASSTEFDPYYVSIPFFYHQRWPGGAMAGSFLDNGYRVAYDFTAPDEYVIRGDGGQWCEYVFAGPRMPDILEAYTWLTGRTPLPPLWSLGYHQSRWHAYAQEAVEQVARRHRELDVPCDALWLDIEYMDGYRVFTWDRERFPDPPGMLARLRDDGFRVITIIDPGVKHDPGYAVFDEAVEKDLLCRTEGGDLYVGQVWPGRTAFPDFVTQETRAWWGRLNAEHVRSGLAGIWNDMNEPATGDVDPGRMRFGRGRFSHERFHNQYALLMAMGTVEGLRAAMPELRTFVLTRAGSAGIQRYAANWMGDNQSRWDHLWLSIPMANGFGVSGQAFVGADVGGFFGSTDAELFLRWMQYGALTPFFRNHSAMGNVDQYVWAFGDVVLAGVREAIRLRYRLLPYLYSAFVVASETGAPVQRPLVLDHQDDAVVRDVDDQYLLGPHLLVAPVVEPGTTHRQVYLPAGEWVDWHTGERHVGPRFVVAQTPMERIPLYVRAGAVVPMWERAPASTAEPAPELVELHLRVPALDGTATSMLQEDDGLTVAAVDGAHVRTTFEVTRAGGAVTVRARTTGDGFPGHRRTAFRVVLHGAVGDRARLDDAEVPVEDGVVLVPGEREGFTLELRADGR, encoded by the coding sequence ATGATCCCGCGCACCGACAACCACCTGCACCTCGAGCTCGTCGACGGCGTCGAGCGCACCGGGCGCGGCCTGCTCGCTGCGCTGGGGGGTGAGCGGTTCCGCGTCGACGTCGTCCGCGACGACGTCGTCCGGCTCGCGATGAGCCGCGGCGGGGTCTTCGACGAGCAGCCCACGCACGCCGTCTGCGTCGACCCGCTCTCGCCCGACGTCGCGTTCGAGGTGGAGCGCTCGGACGACGTCGTCCGGGTGCGGACCGCCGCGCTCGTCGTCTCGCTCTGGCTCGACCCGTTCCGCGTCGACGTCCACCGGGCCGACGGGTCGCCCGTGATCGAGACCGCGCGGGGCGCCGACGGCCGGTACGGCACCTACGCCACGCTCAACGACGCGTTCGTGCTGCGCCGCCGGTGCCGCCCCGAGGACGCGATCTACGGGCTCGGCGAGAAGACGGGGCGCCACAACCGCAAGGGCCGCGACTTCACGCTGTGGAACAGCGACGTGCTCAGCCCTGACGTCGCGGGCGCCGCCGCCGCGCGCCTCGGGGCCGACGACCCGCGTGCGGACGCGTCGAGCACCGAGTTCGACCCGTACTACGTCTCGATCCCGTTCTTCTACCACCAGAGGTGGCCCGGCGGGGCGATGGCCGGGTCGTTCCTGGACAACGGCTACCGCGTGGCCTACGACTTCACCGCGCCCGACGAGTACGTCATCCGTGGCGACGGCGGCCAGTGGTGCGAGTACGTGTTCGCGGGCCCGCGCATGCCGGACATCCTCGAGGCCTACACCTGGCTGACGGGCCGCACGCCGCTGCCCCCGCTCTGGTCGCTGGGCTACCACCAGTCGCGCTGGCACGCGTACGCCCAGGAAGCCGTCGAGCAGGTGGCCCGGCGCCACCGCGAGCTGGACGTGCCGTGCGACGCCCTGTGGCTCGACATCGAGTACATGGACGGCTACCGCGTCTTCACCTGGGACCGCGAGCGGTTCCCCGACCCGCCGGGCATGCTCGCGCGCCTGCGCGACGACGGCTTCCGCGTCATCACGATCATCGACCCGGGGGTCAAGCACGACCCCGGCTACGCCGTGTTCGACGAGGCCGTGGAGAAGGACCTCCTGTGCCGCACCGAGGGCGGGGACCTCTACGTCGGCCAGGTCTGGCCGGGGCGGACGGCGTTCCCCGACTTCGTCACGCAGGAGACGCGCGCGTGGTGGGGCCGGCTCAACGCCGAGCACGTGCGCTCCGGCCTCGCGGGGATCTGGAACGACATGAACGAGCCCGCGACGGGCGACGTCGACCCGGGGCGCATGCGCTTCGGGCGTGGGCGGTTCTCGCACGAGCGGTTCCACAACCAGTACGCGCTGCTCATGGCGATGGGCACGGTCGAGGGCCTGCGCGCCGCGATGCCCGAGCTGCGCACGTTCGTGCTGACGCGCGCCGGCTCGGCCGGCATCCAGCGCTACGCGGCGAACTGGATGGGGGACAACCAGTCGCGCTGGGACCACCTGTGGCTGAGCATCCCCATGGCCAACGGCTTCGGCGTGTCCGGCCAGGCGTTCGTGGGCGCCGACGTCGGCGGCTTCTTCGGCAGCACCGACGCGGAGCTGTTCCTGCGCTGGATGCAGTACGGCGCGCTGACCCCGTTCTTCCGCAACCACTCCGCCATGGGGAACGTCGACCAGTACGTGTGGGCCTTCGGCGACGTCGTCCTGGCGGGCGTGCGCGAGGCGATCCGCCTGCGCTACCGGCTCCTGCCGTACCTCTACAGCGCCTTCGTCGTGGCGTCCGAGACCGGGGCGCCCGTGCAGCGCCCGCTCGTCCTGGACCACCAGGACGACGCCGTCGTGCGCGACGTCGACGACCAGTACCTGCTCGGGCCGCACCTGCTGGTGGCGCCGGTCGTCGAGCCCGGCACCACGCACCGGCAGGTGTACCTCCCCGCGGGCGAGTGGGTGGACTGGCACACGGGCGAGCGGCACGTGGGGCCGCGGTTCGTCGTGGCGCAGACGCCCATGGAGCGCATCCCGCTGTACGTGCGCGCGGGCGCCGTCGTGCCGATGTGGGAGCGGGCACCGGCCTCGACCGCCGAGCCCGCACCCGAGCTGGTCGAGCTGCACCTGCGGGTCCCGGCGCTCGACGGCACCGCCACGTCGATGCTCCAGGAGGACGACGGTCTCACCGTAGCCGCGGTCGACGGCGCCCACGTGCGCACGACCTTCGAGGTCACCCGCGCGGGCGGCGCCGTCACGGTGCGCGCCAGGACGACGGGTGACGGCTTCCCGGGGCACCGCCGCACGGCCTTCCGCGTGGTCCTGCACGGCGCGGTGGGCGACCGCGCGCGGCTCGACGACGCCGAGGTGCCGGTCGAGGACGGGGTGGTGCTGGTGCCCGGCGAGCGCGAGGGCTTCACGCTCGAGCTCCGGGCCGACGGGCGCTGA